A single region of the Micropterus dolomieu isolate WLL.071019.BEF.003 ecotype Adirondacks linkage group LG02, ASM2129224v1, whole genome shotgun sequence genome encodes:
- the LOC123963157 gene encoding heparan sulfate glucosamine 3-O-sulfotransferase 6-like produces MGCSGCRGRFNTGKVSVFFTMVLIFTYFFYCLTGFCDSAPRNLYSQQALDYDILDDHRRVLHDLRPSPRLLPDAPPHRNRTASADAEQVDTPGQLPQQHVSDSAKESAQSNSIPVSNTFGTKRFPQAIIIGVKKGGTRALLEFLRIHPDVRAVGAEPHFFDRFYDKGLEWYRNLMPRTLDGQITMEKTPSYFVTKEAPSRVCTMNCQTKLIVVVRDPVTRAVSDYTQTLSKNPSLPSFQSLALKNSTTGLIDTTWSAVRIGLYAKHLENWLQHFPLSHFLFVSGERLVSDPAGEMGRVQDFLGLKRVVSDKHFYFNQTKGFPCLKKPEGSSRPRCLGKSKGRPHPQIPSEVLQRLRDFYRPFNHLFYQMSGQDLGWD; encoded by the exons ATGGGATGTAGTGGATGCAGAGGCAGGTTCAACACTGGCAAGGTCTCGGTGTTTTTTACCATGGTCCTGATCTTCACCTACTTCTTCTACTGCCTCACCGGGTTTTGCGATTCGGCTCCGAGAAATTTATACAGCCAACAAGCTTTAGACTATGACATTTTGGACGATCATCGCCGCGTTCTGCACGACCTGCGACCATCGCCGCGTCTTCTTCCCGATGCGCCCCCTCACCGGAACCGCACAGCGTCCGCGGACGCAGAACAGGTGGACACTCCGGGACAGCTGCCTCAACAACACGTGTCGGACAGTGCAAAGGAGAGCGCCCAGAGCAACAGCATCCCCGTGTCCAACACTTTCGGGACAAAACGGTTTCCGCAGGCGATAATAATCGGCGTGAAGAAAGGAGGAACCCGCGCCCTGCTGGAGTTTCTCCGCATCCACCCGGACGTGAGAGCGGTCGGCGCGGAGCCTCACTTCTTCGACAGGTTTTACGATAAAGGACTGGAGTGGTACAG GAACCTGATGCCTCGGACGCTGGACGGCCAGATCACTATGGAGAAAACCCCCAGCTACTTTGTCACAAAGGAGGCTCCTAGCCGTGTCTGCACTATGAACTGCCAAACCAAGCTCATTGTGGTGGTCAGGGATCCTGTGACACGGGCTGTATCTGACTACACCCAGACACTATCCAAGAACCCAAGCCTTCCATCTTTCCAAAGCCTGGCTTTGAAAAACTCCACCACAGGTCTGATTGACACCACGTGGAGCGCTGTTCGCATCGGCCTCTACGCCAAACATCTGGAGAACTGGCTTCAGCACTTCCCCTTgtctcattttctgtttgttagCGGTGAGCGACTGGTGTCTGATCCGGCTGGGGAGATGGGCCGGGTTCAGGACTTCCTGGGTCTGAAAAGGGTTGTTTCAGACAAACACTTCTACTTCAACCAGACCAAAGGTTTTCCCTGCTTGAAGAAGCCAGAGGGAAGTAGCAGACCTCGCTGCCTTGGAAAGTCTAAGGGCAGACCCCATCCCCAGATCCCTTCCGAGGTCTTGCAGAGACTCAGAGACTTCTACAGGCCCTTCAACCACCTTTTCTACCAGATGAGTGGACAAGACTTAGGCTGGGACTAA